Genomic window (Cupriavidus sp. D39):
CAAGAACACCAAATACCGGTTTGTGCGCGCATTCACGCCTGAGCTCATGTCGATATGTGAACCCCTAGGAGGAAACTGATGAAGAATCTGAAAATCATGTGTGCAGCAGGAGTTTTGCTGCTGTCGAGCGTCACGTCGAACGTCGCTCAGGCTGGGGCCGTTGTTGGCGCCACGGAGCCCACGCAGATTCTCAACAATCTGCAACTGGTCCTGGCCTATGCCGAACAGGCCCAGACGAGTGCCAACACGATGAACCAGTACGCGGCGATGCTGAAGAACCTCGAGCGCATGACGCCGAGCAGCTTGCTCGATTCAGCAGCGCAGCAGCTTTTTGTCGACAAGAACATGTCGCAGGCGTTCAGCGATCTGCGAAACATCTATTCGAAGGGCCAGCAGACGGCCTACTCGCTCGCGTCGGTGAATCAGCAGTTTAAGAGCAACCACCCCGGATACGGCGGGGCCG
Coding sequences:
- the trbJ gene encoding P-type conjugative transfer protein TrbJ, with the translated sequence MKNLKIMCAAGVLLLSSVTSNVAQAGAVVGATEPTQILNNLQLVLAYAEQAQTSANTMNQYAAMLKNLERMTPSSLLDSAAQQLFVDKNMSQAFSDLRNIYSKGQQTAYSLASVNQQFKSNHPGYGGAVDFSSAYRNWSDSSLSAAKNAIKLVTAHSENFATEEGMMNELAFKSQTAAGQLQAAQAGAAISLQMVGQMQKLRQVALAQVQSQNEFAAAAQSEKDAQQLGVEKAFGGVASKSVKGQAN